In the genome of Nocardioides seonyuensis, one region contains:
- a CDS encoding YfjP family GTPase, protein MTSLLEGAKKLVARSSDIGARVTGLEQAADAARGRVDDAVVDDAVAISARAASRLKLSAEHTVVALAGATGSGKSSTFNALTELELSAVGVRRPTTSWATACVWGREGAEELLEWLGIPARHQVTRDSMLSTGKEDEALRGVVLLDLPDHDSTEVSHHLEVERLVRLADMLVWVLDPQKYADAAIHDRFLKPLAGHQDVMLVVLNHIDSVPEERRDGMVADVRRLLAADGLDSVPVMAISARNGWGIDELRAHIAKRVAAKKTTRARLEADVRTAAERLREASGAAAPPKLSKERIAALDDAFAEAAGVPTVVKAVEDSTRLRANRATGWPVTAWFSRFKPDPLKRLHLDLGAAGKQMTSAARTSVPKATGVQQARVDTEVRALADQVTQGMTPAWSTAVRAASVSRLPDLGDRLDKAVGSTDLGADRIPVWAHLVRVLQWALIIAAVVGGLWLALLAFGAYARLPEPPTPELWGFPVPTLLLLGGILLGVVLALVCRVLVSLTARSRARAADKRLRDGISEVSAELVVEPIRGELAAYEQVRSGLATALG, encoded by the coding sequence ATGACGTCACTGCTCGAAGGGGCCAAGAAGCTGGTCGCCAGGAGCTCTGACATCGGGGCTCGCGTGACGGGCCTGGAGCAGGCCGCCGACGCAGCCCGCGGTCGGGTGGACGACGCGGTCGTCGACGACGCCGTCGCCATCTCCGCACGCGCGGCGAGCCGGCTCAAGCTCTCCGCCGAGCACACGGTGGTGGCGCTGGCGGGTGCGACCGGTTCCGGCAAGTCCTCCACGTTCAACGCCCTGACCGAGCTCGAGCTCTCCGCGGTCGGCGTGCGCCGGCCGACCACCTCGTGGGCCACCGCCTGCGTGTGGGGCCGCGAGGGTGCCGAGGAGCTCCTCGAGTGGCTCGGCATCCCCGCCCGTCACCAGGTCACCCGTGACTCCATGCTGTCGACCGGCAAGGAGGACGAGGCACTCCGGGGCGTCGTGCTCCTCGACCTGCCCGACCACGACTCGACCGAGGTCTCCCACCACCTCGAGGTGGAGCGACTGGTCAGGCTCGCCGACATGCTGGTGTGGGTGCTCGACCCGCAGAAGTACGCCGACGCGGCGATCCACGACCGCTTCCTCAAGCCCCTCGCCGGTCACCAGGACGTGATGCTGGTGGTGCTCAACCACATCGACTCGGTGCCCGAGGAGCGCCGCGACGGCATGGTCGCCGACGTACGCCGCCTGCTCGCGGCCGACGGCCTCGACTCGGTGCCGGTCATGGCCATCAGTGCCCGCAACGGCTGGGGGATCGACGAGCTCCGGGCCCACATCGCCAAGAGGGTCGCGGCCAAGAAGACCACCCGGGCGCGGCTCGAGGCCGACGTCCGCACCGCCGCCGAACGGCTGCGGGAGGCCTCCGGCGCCGCCGCCCCGCCGAAGCTCTCGAAGGAGCGCATCGCGGCGTTGGACGACGCCTTCGCCGAGGCCGCCGGCGTGCCCACGGTCGTCAAGGCGGTCGAGGACTCCACCCGGCTCCGCGCCAACCGCGCGACGGGCTGGCCGGTGACCGCGTGGTTCTCGCGGTTCAAGCCCGACCCCCTCAAACGGCTCCACCTCGACCTCGGCGCGGCCGGCAAGCAGATGACCAGCGCCGCACGGACCTCGGTCCCCAAGGCGACGGGCGTCCAGCAGGCGCGCGTCGACACCGAGGTGCGCGCACTGGCCGACCAGGTGACGCAAGGCATGACCCCGGCCTGGTCCACGGCCGTCCGTGCAGCTTCGGTCTCACGACTTCCCGACCTCGGCGACCGCCTCGACAAGGCCGTCGGCTCGACCGACCTCGGCGCCGATCGGATCCCGGTGTGGGCCCACCTGGTGCGTGTCCTTCAGTGGGCGCTCATCATCGCCGCCGTGGTGGGCGGTCTCTGGCTCGCACTCCTGGCGTTCGGCGCCTATGCCCGCCTGCCCGAGCCCCCGACGCCGGAGCTGTGGGGCTTCCCGGTCCCGACCCTGCTGCTCCTCGGCGGCATCCTCCTGGGGGTGGTGCTCGCGCTCGTCTGCCGGGTCCTCGTCTCGCTCACGGCCCGCTCGCGTGCCCGGGCCGCCGACAAGCGGCTTCGCGACGGCATCTCCGAGGTTTCGGCCGAGCTCGTCGTCGAGCCCATCCGGGGCGAGCTGGCGGCCTACGAGCAGGTTCGCAGCGGTCTGGCGACGGCACTGGGCTGA
- a CDS encoding dynamin family protein → MSPDETLPEARGERDGGSTRMLTALVQLRSALQEAHLPLELPQAEEQRAARLEMVDQLEDYVIPRLMTIDAPLLAVVGGSTGAGKSTLVNSIVGSRVTTPGVLRPTTRSPVLVHHPDDERWFKQDRLLPELERVERATDDPEALQLVASEAVPQGLAILDAPDIDSVEERNRTLAAQLLAAADLWLFVTSAARYADQVPWDFLRKAAERSAAVAIVLDRTPPDAVETVSTHLARMLASRGLKDSPLFTVTEGTVSEEGLLSAPAVAEIRSWLRALAEDSDARSAVVKQTLEGAIRTLTRRTHTVADAATEQVDAVRRLREDANTAYDKAAAAITEASADGTLLRGEVLARWQEFVGTGELLRSLETRVGWLRDRVVNVIKGKSQQAERVTVAVESGLETLILEHAEAAAERAEGSWRSTAAGQILLKDAGEDLGRASRDFRRRAERAVRDWQSDVLEMVRTEGADKRSTARFLAFGVNGLSVALMVVVFAHTAGVTGAEAGIAGGSAVLGQKLLEAVFGDQAVRSLAERARRDLEVKVSELLEGERRRYTDLLDSLEVVPEVPERLRSASRRVDDLRFESARKGTESSPDPAAP, encoded by the coding sequence ATGAGCCCAGACGAGACCCTCCCGGAGGCCCGCGGCGAGCGCGACGGCGGCAGCACGCGCATGCTGACCGCCCTGGTCCAGCTGCGCAGCGCCCTCCAGGAGGCGCACCTGCCGCTGGAGCTGCCGCAGGCCGAGGAGCAGCGGGCGGCACGTCTGGAGATGGTCGACCAGCTCGAGGACTACGTCATCCCCAGGCTGATGACGATCGACGCGCCGCTGCTCGCCGTGGTCGGCGGCTCCACCGGCGCTGGCAAGTCCACCCTGGTCAACTCGATCGTGGGCAGCCGCGTCACGACTCCCGGCGTTCTGCGCCCCACCACCCGGTCGCCCGTGCTCGTGCACCACCCTGATGACGAGCGCTGGTTCAAGCAGGACAGGCTGCTGCCCGAGCTCGAGCGCGTCGAGCGCGCGACCGACGACCCCGAGGCACTCCAGCTGGTGGCGTCCGAGGCGGTCCCCCAGGGGCTGGCCATCCTCGACGCCCCCGACATCGACTCCGTCGAGGAGCGCAACCGCACCCTCGCCGCCCAGCTGCTGGCGGCCGCCGACCTGTGGCTGTTCGTCACCTCTGCGGCGCGCTACGCCGACCAGGTGCCCTGGGACTTCCTCCGCAAGGCGGCCGAGCGGTCGGCGGCCGTGGCGATCGTGCTCGACCGCACCCCGCCGGATGCGGTGGAGACGGTGTCGACGCACCTGGCCCGGATGCTCGCGAGCCGCGGCCTGAAGGACTCGCCGCTGTTCACCGTCACCGAAGGCACCGTCTCCGAGGAGGGGCTCCTGTCCGCGCCGGCGGTCGCCGAGATCCGATCCTGGCTGCGGGCGCTCGCCGAGGACTCCGATGCCCGGTCGGCGGTGGTGAAGCAGACGCTGGAGGGTGCGATCCGCACCCTCACCCGGCGGACCCACACCGTCGCGGACGCGGCCACCGAGCAGGTCGACGCCGTACGCCGCCTGCGCGAGGACGCCAACACCGCCTACGACAAGGCCGCGGCTGCCATCACCGAGGCGTCCGCCGACGGCACCCTGCTGCGCGGTGAGGTGCTCGCCCGCTGGCAGGAGTTCGTCGGGACCGGAGAGCTGCTGCGCTCGCTCGAGACCCGGGTCGGCTGGCTGAGGGACCGTGTCGTCAACGTCATCAAGGGCAAGTCCCAGCAGGCCGAGCGCGTCACGGTCGCGGTCGAGTCCGGGCTCGAGACGCTGATCCTCGAGCACGCCGAGGCGGCTGCCGAGCGCGCCGAGGGGTCGTGGCGATCCACCGCAGCCGGCCAGATCCTGCTCAAGGACGCGGGCGAGGACCTCGGCAGGGCCTCGCGTGACTTCCGGCGCCGCGCCGAGCGTGCTGTCCGCGACTGGCAGTCCGACGTGCTCGAGATGGTCCGCACGGAGGGCGCCGACAAGCGCTCGACGGCGCGGTTCCTCGCGTTCGGCGTCAACGGGCTCTCCGTCGCCCTGATGGTCGTGGTGTTCGCCCACACCGCCGGAGTCACCGGCGCGGAGGCCGGCATCGCCGGCGGGTCCGCCGTCCTGGGCCAGAAGCTCCTCGAGGCGGTGTTCGGGGACCAGGCGGTGCGCTCGCTGGCCGAGCGCGCGCGACGCGACCTGGAGGTCAAGGTCAGCGAGCTCCTCGAGGGCGAGCGTCGTCGCTACACCGACCTGCTCGACAGCCTCGAGGTCGTCCCCGAGGTGCCCGAGCGGCTGAGATCGGCATCTCGTCGGGTGGACGACCTGCGGTTCGAATCGGCACGAAAGGGCACAGAGTCATCTCCTGACCCTGCTGCCCCCTAG
- a CDS encoding PrsW family intramembrane metalloprotease, producing the protein MLGHRRDSVAFTVVVSVLVLLGALLIALVVALSGAPSTLALAALLAAVPVGPVVGCLMWLDRYEPEPRSLLVAGLLWGAFVATAAALVFQGIGLVGGASDRDALEWLAPATEEVTKGAFLVLLLWWRRHELDGVLDGIVYAGMVGIGFAFTENILYLAAAYDGTDGLGPGGTTALAGVFIMRCLVSPFAHPLFTAFIGIGVGLAISSKPPVVRVLAPVAGLVVAVLLHAAWNSATLNGTEHFFAVYGTLMFPVFLAVVAFAIYRHRSERGLLAEALADAAARGLLPETDIAWLVDLRARRHARAWARRQGGTPAERAMREYQAAAIELGYLHHRYLRGTAPRDFSARGHDHVVQLQSIRPYISFPGQVVPTR; encoded by the coding sequence ATGCTCGGACACCGCCGTGACAGCGTGGCCTTCACGGTCGTGGTCTCCGTGCTCGTCCTGCTGGGCGCCCTGCTGATCGCGCTCGTGGTCGCTCTCTCGGGCGCACCGAGCACATTGGCCCTGGCCGCTCTCCTCGCCGCAGTCCCGGTGGGACCCGTCGTCGGCTGCCTGATGTGGCTCGACCGCTACGAGCCCGAGCCCCGCTCGCTCCTCGTCGCCGGACTGCTCTGGGGCGCGTTCGTCGCCACGGCCGCCGCGCTGGTCTTCCAGGGGATCGGGCTCGTCGGCGGCGCCTCGGACCGCGACGCGCTCGAGTGGCTCGCGCCGGCCACCGAGGAGGTCACCAAGGGAGCGTTCCTCGTCCTGCTCCTGTGGTGGCGGCGCCACGAGCTCGACGGCGTCCTCGACGGCATCGTCTACGCCGGCATGGTCGGCATCGGCTTCGCCTTCACCGAGAACATCCTCTACCTGGCTGCGGCCTACGACGGCACCGACGGTCTCGGCCCCGGCGGCACCACCGCACTGGCCGGTGTGTTCATCATGCGCTGCCTCGTCAGCCCGTTCGCGCACCCGTTGTTCACCGCGTTCATCGGCATCGGGGTCGGGCTCGCGATCTCCTCCAAGCCGCCGGTGGTGCGTGTGCTCGCCCCCGTCGCCGGCCTTGTCGTGGCGGTCCTGCTCCACGCAGCCTGGAACTCCGCGACCCTCAACGGGACCGAGCACTTCTTCGCCGTCTACGGCACGCTCATGTTCCCCGTCTTCCTCGCGGTCGTCGCCTTCGCGATCTACCGCCACCGCTCGGAGCGTGGCCTGCTTGCCGAGGCGCTCGCCGACGCCGCCGCCCGCGGACTCCTTCCCGAGACCGACATCGCCTGGCTCGTCGACCTCCGCGCCCGTCGGCACGCGCGGGCCTGGGCACGACGCCAGGGCGGGACGCCGGCCGAGCGCGCGATGCGCGAGTACCAGGCGGCCGCCATCGAGCTCGGCTACCTCCACCACCGCTACCTGCGCGGCACCGCCCCCCGTGACTTCTCCGCCCGTGGCCACGACCACGTCGTACAGCTGCAGTCCATCCGTCCCTACATCTCCTTTCCCGGACAGGTGGTGCCGACCAGATGA
- a CDS encoding aminopeptidase P family protein: MTENTSSDITTEATSETGADLKTESHDPAVPAAYAAFMREGWGDRELDVPRHPVAEHAAARRQKLAEAFPDERLVLPAGTFKVRSNDTDYRFRPDTAHTYFSGNQTSDAVLVIEPGSDGVDGAVLYARPRSERDTDEFFRDRQYGELWAGRRPSAREIGDSLGIEVRHVKDLPSFDDHRKTRDITTDEDLARVADELRLVKDEWEVEELQEACDITTLGFEDSVREWERVLEFGERWIEGTFFRRARAMGNDIGYDSICAGGSHATTLHWIDNTGGIEPGKLVLLDMGVEGRNLYTADVTRTLPVDGRFTPLQRDLYDLVLNAQQAGIDAVRPGVPFLAAHHAAMEVLAHGLGDLGLLPGSVEEALDPESKVYARWTLHGTSHMLGMDVHDCARTSVDLYPKGDLAEGMVLTVEPGLYFQEDDLLVPEELRGIGIRIEDDILVTADGSRNLSDSLPRTSADVEEWMGRHLGA; this comes from the coding sequence GTGACCGAGAACACCTCCTCCGACATCACGACCGAGGCAACGTCCGAGACCGGCGCCGACCTCAAGACCGAGTCCCACGACCCCGCCGTGCCGGCCGCCTACGCCGCGTTCATGCGCGAGGGGTGGGGCGATCGCGAGCTCGACGTGCCGCGCCACCCGGTGGCCGAGCACGCCGCTGCCCGCCGCCAGAAGCTGGCCGAGGCGTTCCCCGACGAGCGGCTCGTCCTCCCGGCCGGCACCTTCAAGGTGCGGTCCAACGACACCGACTACCGGTTCCGGCCCGACACCGCCCACACCTACTTCTCCGGCAACCAGACCAGCGACGCGGTGCTCGTGATCGAGCCCGGGTCAGACGGTGTCGACGGCGCTGTCCTCTACGCACGGCCGCGCTCCGAGCGCGACACCGACGAGTTCTTCCGCGACCGGCAGTACGGCGAGCTGTGGGCCGGCCGCCGTCCGTCAGCACGTGAGATCGGTGACTCCCTCGGCATCGAGGTTCGACACGTCAAGGACCTTCCGTCGTTCGACGACCACCGCAAGACTCGCGACATCACCACCGACGAGGACCTCGCCCGCGTGGCCGACGAGCTCAGGCTGGTCAAGGACGAGTGGGAGGTCGAAGAGCTGCAGGAGGCCTGCGACATCACCACCTTGGGCTTCGAGGACTCCGTGCGCGAGTGGGAGCGCGTCCTCGAGTTCGGCGAGCGATGGATCGAGGGCACCTTCTTCCGCCGGGCACGCGCGATGGGCAACGACATCGGCTACGACTCGATCTGCGCCGGTGGGTCGCACGCGACGACGCTGCACTGGATCGACAACACCGGCGGCATCGAGCCCGGCAAGCTCGTGCTCCTCGACATGGGCGTCGAGGGTCGCAACCTCTACACCGCCGACGTCACCCGCACGCTTCCCGTCGACGGTCGCTTCACGCCTCTCCAGCGCGACCTCTACGACCTCGTCCTCAACGCCCAGCAGGCGGGGATCGACGCTGTGCGCCCCGGGGTGCCGTTCCTTGCTGCCCACCACGCGGCCATGGAGGTTCTCGCACACGGACTCGGCGACCTCGGACTGCTCCCGGGATCGGTGGAGGAGGCCCTCGACCCCGAGTCCAAGGTCTATGCCCGCTGGACCCTCCACGGCACGTCCCACATGCTCGGCATGGACGTCCACGACTGTGCGCGCACGTCGGTCGACCTCTACCCCAAGGGCGACCTGGCCGAGGGGATGGTCCTGACCGTGGAGCCCGGCCTCTACTTCCAGGAGGACGACCTGCTCGTCCCCGAGGAGCTCCGCGGCATCGGCATCCGCATCGAGGACGACATCCTCGTCACCGCCGACGGCTCCCGGAACCTCTCTGACTCGCTGCCGCGCACGTCCGCCGACGTGGAGGAGTGGATGGGCCGACACCTCGGTGCTTGA
- a CDS encoding methyltransferase domain-containing protein codes for MLECRHYDALRCRSCTLLEVPRARQLLDKEAHVRGLVDSPVWLPTVAGPEAGFRNKAKMVVGGTPTAPTLGILDSELTGIDLRDCGLHSPGLVRALDAIGSWLADAELAPYDVRARRGEFKHVLLTESPDRELMLRLVLRSTALEAKVRSRLPALLAALPALRVVTLNIQPEHKAVLEGEREIVLHAASGDTTLPMRLGTGLTLHLGPRAFFQTNTEIAEALYTQAREWLASLASYESAPMGSGAHDASLLRIWDLYCGVGGFALHLAGPGRDVLGVEVSADAIEAARRSAAEAGIDARFVAGDATSYALRSQDPPDVVVVNPPRRGIGPDLAGWLESSGVEHVVYSSCNAESLARDLALMPSLRVVQGRVLDMFPHTSHYEVIVLLER; via the coding sequence GTGCTTGAGTGCCGCCACTACGACGCGCTCCGCTGCCGCTCGTGCACCCTCCTCGAGGTCCCGCGGGCCCGACAGCTCCTCGACAAGGAGGCGCACGTCCGCGGCCTCGTCGACTCCCCCGTGTGGCTGCCGACCGTGGCGGGCCCCGAGGCGGGCTTCCGCAACAAGGCCAAGATGGTGGTCGGGGGAACGCCGACGGCTCCCACCCTGGGCATCCTCGACAGTGAGCTGACAGGCATCGACCTGCGTGACTGCGGCCTGCACTCCCCCGGGCTCGTCCGCGCACTCGACGCGATCGGGTCCTGGCTCGCCGATGCCGAGCTGGCGCCGTACGACGTCCGCGCCCGCCGCGGTGAGTTCAAGCACGTGCTCCTCACCGAGTCCCCCGACCGCGAGCTGATGCTGCGGCTGGTGCTGCGCTCCACGGCCCTGGAGGCCAAGGTGCGGTCCAGACTGCCCGCCCTGCTCGCGGCGCTGCCGGCCCTGCGCGTGGTGACCCTGAACATCCAGCCCGAGCACAAGGCGGTGCTCGAGGGCGAGCGCGAGATCGTCCTGCATGCAGCGTCCGGCGACACGACGCTGCCGATGCGCCTGGGCACCGGGCTCACGCTGCACCTGGGACCGCGGGCGTTCTTCCAGACCAACACCGAGATCGCCGAGGCGCTCTACACGCAGGCGCGCGAGTGGCTCGCATCGCTTGCGTCATACGAATCCGCACCCATGGGTTCGGGAGCGCATGACGCATCGTTGCTCAGGATCTGGGACCTCTACTGCGGCGTCGGTGGCTTCGCCCTGCACCTGGCCGGTCCCGGCCGCGACGTGCTCGGCGTCGAGGTCAGCGCGGACGCGATCGAGGCCGCACGTCGGTCGGCGGCCGAGGCCGGGATCGACGCCCGTTTCGTGGCCGGCGACGCGACGTCCTACGCCCTGCGCAGCCAGGACCCGCCCGACGTGGTCGTGGTCAACCCACCCCGTCGCGGCATCGGTCCGGACCTCGCCGGGTGGCTGGAGTCCTCGGGCGTGGAGCACGTCGTCTACTCCTCGTGCAACGCCGAGTCACTGGCCCGCGACCTCGCCCTGATGCCGTCCTTGCGGGTGGTCCAGGGCCGAGTGCTCGACATGTTCCCGCACACGAGTCACTACGAGGTGATCGTGCTCCTGGAGCGCTGA
- a CDS encoding response regulator, translated as MSIRVVVVDDHPLFRDGVHTALGADDDLEVVGEAEDVASAISVTAELAPDVVLMDLNLPDGSGIEAVRELSARHPEVRVLVMTMSTDDDAVVAAMRAGARGFVVKGAGRRDLVESVRAVASGGAVFSPVVADRLAGYFTGLAAVPGREAFPQLTEREREVLELLARGLDNRGIARALFLSDKTVRNHVSNTLAKLEVSSRSEAVMRARNAGLGGVD; from the coding sequence GTGAGCATTCGTGTCGTGGTGGTCGACGACCACCCGCTCTTCAGGGACGGCGTGCACACCGCGCTGGGCGCCGATGACGACCTCGAGGTCGTGGGCGAGGCCGAGGATGTCGCGTCGGCGATCTCCGTGACCGCGGAGCTGGCGCCCGACGTCGTGCTCATGGACCTCAACCTCCCGGACGGGTCGGGCATCGAGGCCGTCCGCGAGCTCTCCGCCCGACACCCCGAGGTGCGGGTGCTGGTGATGACCATGTCGACCGACGACGATGCCGTGGTGGCCGCGATGAGGGCGGGCGCTCGAGGATTCGTCGTCAAGGGAGCGGGTCGACGTGACCTGGTCGAGTCCGTGCGCGCCGTCGCGTCGGGCGGGGCGGTGTTCAGCCCGGTGGTGGCCGATCGCCTGGCGGGCTACTTCACCGGACTGGCGGCCGTCCCTGGCCGAGAGGCATTCCCGCAGCTCACCGAGCGCGAGCGGGAGGTGCTCGAGCTGCTGGCCCGGGGGCTGGACAACCGCGGCATCGCACGTGCCCTGTTCCTCTCCGACAAGACCGTGCGCAACCACGTCTCCAACACACTCGCCAAGCTGGAGGTGTCAAGCCGCTCGGAGGCGGTGATGCGGGCGCGCAACGCGGGCCTCGGAGGCGTGGACTGA
- a CDS encoding histidine kinase, which yields MPTRVAAPGLAAALAAACVAACLLAVVLVSNGNAWSSTGVRDLPVDVVIGITFPLCALLVLAGAAPVCTVAVLLLGSGTAAAAAALGTAVAAVADGASAGVSFAVQLQGFIWVPAFLPIVTVVPLVFPDGRLPSPRWRPVLVAAVVGIVAMTVGTALHPTPFVGATTLEKPVTSAAVAGPFFVVGAVLSMVSMALALTSLVLRWRRASGLVRRQLTVLLGAVALLAVDVVVTSFLAWPLSTVVQAVAVALLPLAITLAITRHRLYDLDTTLRRAITGVTLAGCLAGLYLTLFALLGAVLPAGGATASVVAAGLTGLALQPLASRLGRAVDGWFYGDRAQPQVVLASLAERLRGATTPDEVTEAVRATVAEHLRLGSASADLLVGPHEVDDVEAGHEVLPLHHRGELVGRLVVSPRPGERGLDQQDREVLEVVALQAAPAVAAVRLAARLQRSRELLVSAREEERRRLRSDLHDGVGAALAGARLQLESAQDRVDDQVAGRMLAAAVSAVSEAVDGVRHATDDLRPPALDELGLARCLNLLCERMSTPDVRVRGDVGPLPALGAAVEVACYRIAAEALTNARRHARASRVELCVQASPEAIRLRVADDGQGMPATTRSGALGVESMRLRAEEVGGMLEIDSGDHGTTVEAELPIMEVT from the coding sequence ATGCCAACGAGGGTCGCCGCGCCAGGTCTCGCGGCGGCCCTCGCCGCGGCGTGCGTGGCTGCATGCCTGCTTGCGGTCGTGCTGGTGAGCAACGGCAACGCATGGAGCTCGACCGGAGTGCGTGACCTACCCGTCGACGTCGTCATCGGGATCACGTTCCCGTTGTGCGCGTTGCTCGTGCTGGCCGGTGCCGCGCCGGTGTGCACCGTTGCGGTGCTGCTGCTGGGCTCGGGGACGGCCGCCGCCGCGGCCGCGCTCGGCACGGCCGTCGCGGCGGTCGCGGACGGAGCCTCTGCCGGGGTCTCGTTCGCGGTGCAGCTCCAGGGGTTCATCTGGGTCCCGGCGTTCCTACCGATCGTCACCGTGGTCCCGCTCGTCTTCCCGGACGGCAGGCTGCCCAGCCCCCGGTGGAGGCCGGTGCTCGTCGCCGCCGTGGTCGGCATCGTCGCCATGACGGTGGGCACGGCGCTGCACCCCACCCCCTTCGTCGGCGCCACGACACTCGAGAAGCCGGTCACCTCGGCTGCGGTGGCCGGCCCGTTCTTCGTCGTGGGCGCAGTCCTCTCGATGGTCTCGATGGCGCTGGCGCTCACCTCGCTGGTGCTGCGGTGGCGACGTGCCTCGGGGCTCGTACGCCGACAGCTCACCGTCCTGCTCGGCGCGGTTGCCCTGCTCGCCGTGGACGTCGTCGTCACCTCTTTCCTGGCCTGGCCGCTCTCGACGGTCGTGCAGGCTGTCGCGGTCGCCCTGCTGCCGCTCGCGATCACCCTGGCCATCACGCGCCACCGGCTCTACGACCTCGACACCACCCTGCGGAGGGCCATCACGGGCGTCACGCTCGCCGGGTGCCTCGCGGGCCTCTACCTCACCCTCTTCGCGCTCCTGGGTGCGGTGCTGCCCGCCGGCGGAGCCACGGCGAGCGTCGTCGCCGCGGGCCTCACCGGGCTCGCCCTGCAGCCGTTGGCGAGCCGCCTGGGCCGTGCCGTCGACGGTTGGTTCTACGGCGACCGTGCCCAGCCCCAGGTGGTGCTGGCCAGTCTCGCGGAGCGCCTCCGCGGGGCAACGACCCCCGACGAGGTCACCGAGGCGGTGCGCGCCACCGTCGCGGAGCACCTGCGGCTCGGCTCGGCGAGCGCCGACCTTCTTGTCGGCCCGCACGAGGTCGACGACGTCGAAGCCGGCCACGAGGTGCTGCCGCTGCACCACCGCGGTGAGCTGGTCGGGCGCCTGGTCGTGTCCCCCCGGCCGGGTGAGCGAGGGCTGGACCAGCAGGACCGTGAGGTGCTCGAGGTGGTCGCGCTCCAGGCCGCCCCCGCTGTGGCCGCCGTACGACTCGCTGCCCGGCTGCAGCGCAGCCGTGAGCTCCTGGTGTCCGCTCGCGAGGAGGAGCGCCGACGTCTGCGCAGCGACCTCCACGACGGCGTGGGCGCCGCCCTGGCCGGTGCTCGCCTCCAGCTCGAGTCGGCCCAGGACCGAGTGGACGACCAGGTGGCGGGAAGGATGCTGGCGGCCGCCGTGTCGGCGGTGAGCGAGGCCGTCGACGGCGTACGCCACGCCACCGACGACCTGCGACCGCCAGCCCTCGACGAGCTCGGTCTCGCCCGGTGCCTGAACCTGCTCTGCGAGCGCATGTCGACGCCCGACGTGAGGGTGCGAGGCGACGTCGGACCACTTCCCGCACTGGGAGCGGCCGTCGAGGTCGCGTGCTACCGCATCGCCGCCGAGGCGCTGACCAACGCCAGGCGTCACGCTCGTGCCAGTCGGGTGGAGCTGTGCGTGCAGGCGAGCCCCGAGGCCATCCGGCTGCGGGTCGCCGATGACGGGCAGGGGATGCCGGCAACGACGCGGTCGGGGGCCCTCGGGGTCGAGTCGATGCGGCTGCGGGCCGAGGAGGTCGGCGGAATGCTCGAGATCGATTCCGGCGATCACGGCACCACCGTGGAGGCGGAGCTGCCCATCATGGAGGTGACGTGA